Proteins encoded in a region of the Vicia villosa cultivar HV-30 ecotype Madison, WI linkage group LG5, Vvil1.0, whole genome shotgun sequence genome:
- the LOC131604431 gene encoding protein ENHANCED PSEUDOMONAS SUSCEPTIBILITY 1-like, translated as MDVVKILSTDTIKALKFSDKEIDLTPWDLQYFSGTPNKKGLLYHHPVVSNQIQQLKHSLSSALEFFQPLAGRLKITDHKDDIISCSVICNNAGVLFTHASVENTCVADILKPTYVPSIIGSFFPFVGVKNYEGTSQPLLAVQVTELVDGIFIGCTFNHVVVDGNSIWHFINSWAEISRGSCHHQISKLPILDRWFPDGVQRPIQFPFTIEPHKNHSDGASSSPFDEEPNLSERIFHFSKEKILQMKSNINKQIDNTIKISSLQAILTHVWCSFVRSKQFDPQEETHNICLIGVGPRIVPPLPEGYFGNAIIGCITTMKAGDLLKEDGVCNGVSEMNKLIASHSNEKIKNHYKSWLKNPNIIKRSSKPKDNFLLISSSPRFDVYGNDFGWGKPMAVRSSNKLNGVVSVFAGIEEGSIDLQIRLPFNILEAMENDFSS; from the coding sequence ATGGATGTTGTCAAAATCCTCTCAACTGATACAATCAAGGCATTAAAATTCAGTGATAAAGAAATCGATTTGACTCCATGGGATCTCCAGTATTTTTCTGGTACACCCAACAAAAAAGGCCTTCTTTATCACCACCCAGTAGTATCAAACCAAATTCAACAGTTAAAACACTCTTTATCATCTGCACTTGAATTTTTTCAACCTCTTGCAGGTCGTCTCAAAATAACGGACCACAAAGACGATATTATCTCGTGTTCCGTTATTTGCAACAATGCAGGTGTGCTCTTTACTCATGCATCTGTAGAAAATACTTGTGTTGCAGATATCTTAAAACCTACCTACGTTCCTTCAATCATCGGTTCATTTTTCCCTTTCGTCGGGGTTAAGAACTATGAAGGAACGTCACAGCCGTTGTTGGCTGTTCAAGTCACGGAGCTAGTCGATGGCATCTTCATTGGTTGCACATTTAACCATGTGGTTGTTGATGGAAATTCCATCTGGCATTTCATTAATTCATGGGCTGAAATTTCACGTGGTTCTTGTCATCATCAAATATCGAAACTTCCAATATTGGATCGTTGGTTTCCAGATGGTGTTCAACGTCCCATACAATTTCCTTTTACGATAGAGCCACACAAAAATCACTCTGATGGGGCGAGTTCTTCACCATTTGATGAAGAACCCAATCTATCAGAGAGAATATTTCATTTCTCAAAGGAGAAAATCTTGCAAATGAAATCAAATATCAATAAACAAATTGATAATACTATCAAAATATCTTCCTTACAAGCGATTTTAACTCATGTTTGGTGCTCTTTCGTTCGTTCCAAACAATTTGATCCACAAGAAGAAACCCATAACATATGTTTGATAGGGGTTGGACCACGAATTGTTCCACCATTGCCAGAAGGTTATTTTGGAAATGCAATTATAGGTTGTATAACTACAATGAAAGCCGGAGATTTGTTGAAGGAAGATGGTGTATGCAACGGCGTGAGTGAGATGAACAAGTTAATTGCTTCACACTCTAATGAGAAGATAAAAAATCACTACAAATCTTGGTTGAAAAATCCAAATATTATTAAGCGTAGTAGCAAGCCGAAAGATAATTTCTTACTCATAAGCAGTTCTCCTCGTTTTGATGTTTATGGTAATGACTTCGGATGGGGAAAGCCAATGGCAGTTCGGAGTTCAAATAAATTAAATGGAGTTGTTAGTGTGTTTGCTGGAATAGAAGAAGGAAGTATTGATCTTCAAATCCGTCTTCCTTTCAATATTTTAGAAGCAATGGAAAATGACTTTAGTTCATAA
- the LOC131606450 gene encoding protein ENHANCED PSEUDOMONAS SUSCEPTIBILITY 1-like has translation MGDIRVLSTDTIKAAKSSDTRINLTPWDLQHLHAPSNKKGLLYHHPLVANQIQHLKHSLSSVLEFFQPLAGRLNITEHEDNIVSCFVICNNAGVLFIHAAVENICVADILEPIYVPSIVSSFFPFIGVSNHEGTSQPLLAIQVTELVDGIFIGCTVNHVVVDGNSLWHFINSWAEISRGSCHRQISKLPILERWFPDDIQHPIQFPFNIEPQKNNSDGPSSSPSYDEELNISERLFHFKKEKILELKSKLNTHIDSTIKISSLQALLTHVWCSFVRSKQFDSQEEIHNMFLIGVRPRLLPPLEEGYFGNAIIGCMVTMKAGELLKEGGVCNGAWEMNKLIASHSNERIMSHYESWLKNPIIFRFNGIPNNNFLIMSSSPRFDVYGNDFGWGKPVAVRSSNKSNGIVSVFPGIEEGSIDLQIRLPYNILEAMENGLTS, from the coding sequence ATGGGTGATATCCGAGTCCTCTCTACGGATACAATCAAGGCAGCAAAATCCAGTGATACAAGAATCAATTTGACTCCATGGGATCTCCAACATCTACATGCTCCATCTAACAAAAAAGGCCTTCTTTATCACCATCCTTTAGTAGCAAATCAAATCCAACATCTAAAACACTCTCTATCCTCTGTCCTTGAATTTTTCCAACCTCTTGCAGGTCGTCTCAACATAACAGAACACGAAGATAATATTGTCTCGTGTTTTGTTATTTGCAACAATGCAGGTGTACTCTTTATTCATGCCGCGGTGGAAAATATTTGTGTTGCTGACATCCTAGAGCCCATCTACGTTCCTTCAATTGTCAGTTCATTTTTTCCTTTTATCGGAGTTAGTAACCATGAAGGCACATCACAACCATTGTTGGCTATTCAAGTTACGGAGCTAGTTGATGGCATCTTTATTGGTTGCACAGTCAACCATGTGGTTGTTGATGGAAATTCCTTATGGCATTTCATCAATTCATGGGCTGAAATTTCACGTGGTTCTTGTCATCGTCAAATATCCAAACTCCCAATACTAGAACGTTGGTTTCCTGATGACATCCAACACCCCATACAATTTCCTTTTAATATAGAGCCACAAAAGAATAACTCTGATGGACCGAGTTCTTCACCATCTTATGATGAAGAACTCAATATATCAGAGAGATTATTCCATTTTAAAAAGGAGAAAATCTtggaactaaaatcaaaactcaatACACATATTGATAGTACCATCAAAATATCCTCCCTACAAGCGCTTTTAACTCATGTTTGGTGCTCCTTCGTTCGTTCCAAACAATTTGATTCACAGGAAGAAATTCATAACATGTTTTTGATAGGGGTTAGACCAAGATTACTTCCACCATTGGAAGAAGGTTATTTTGGAAATGCAATTATAGGTTGCATGGTTACCATGAAAGCTGGAGAGTTGTTAAAGGAAGGTGGTGTTTGTAATGGTGCTTGGGAGATGAACAAGTTAATTGCTTCACACTCTAATGAGAGGATAATGAGTCACTACGAGTCTTGGTTGaaaaatccaattatttttaggtttaacgGCATAccgaataataattttttaatcatGAGCAGTTCTCCTCGGTTTGATGTTTATGGTAATGATTTTGGATGGGGAAAGCCAGTGGCAGTTCGGAGTTCCAATAAATCAAATGGAATTGTTAGTGTGTTTCCAGGAATAGAAGAAGGAAGTATTGATCTTCAAATCCGTCTTCCTTACAATATTTTAGAGGCAATGGAAAATGGCCTCACTTCATGA